The Aspergillus flavus chromosome 2, complete sequence region AGAAGTACCTTGACGGCCTGAGGCGGCCAACTGGCACTCGGATATCAAAGCTCAAGGATTTGTCCCCACCAAAACCATCCCAAAATTCTTATTACCCACTCAAAGGCACTCGTCGAGTCTCCAGCCTTGGACCTTATCAACCACAGGGGGAAAAGGTGCTCGTTATATCTTTTCACCTCGGTCTTTCTTTTAAATTTCCTTGTGGAGGAATTCAGGCCTAATTTGCcactctgttcttcttcgacggCCGCAAGTAGCTGCCGGAGATTCTGATATTCTTGTTCGTGCACCTGCCTACTCTCCATTTACCCATCTCCGACCCTGGTGgcgctctcttccttcctgtTACTAACATATATTCCTTAGGAGTACGCAGGGATATCTCTACTGTCTCCTGTAAAGAGAGACGATCCGCTTTGATTGAATCCTTATCCGTCCGATCAGTAGCTCGATATCACCAAGATGGCGCctaagaagaagggaaataaGAGACAGGAGGCTGATTGGGAAGCCGAGCTCGGTGAGGCTGCCCCCGGAGTCGAGCCTACCCCCCAGGAGGATGCCGCTCCCGCCGAGGAAGAGACTGGCGGCGGTCTGCTCGCCGCTttgaggaagaacaaggccaagaagggaaagaagggaaagcaaCAGAACGATTTCGttgagggtgaggatgcACCTGCGGCGAACGAACCTGAAGACTTTGCCAGCAAGCAACCTGAAGAAGGCACtttcgaggaggaggatgacgtcttctccaagaagaatCAGAAGGCTGCCCAGGCCGCTGCAAAGGCCGCTGCTGCGCCCAAGGGGGCCGAGGGTGAGGGTGAATTCCGTGTGAAGTCtaagaaggagaaggaaagggaaaagaaggagagagaaaagcaGCGGAAGAAGGAACAGGTATCTATCGGCCTTTTAGTCCCTGTCTCGGTCTCGGTCCCATTACACTTGCGCTAATTATTGAATCTACTATCTAGGCCGCTAAGAAGAAGACCGAAAAGCCTCAGCAGCCTGCTAAGGCCGAGCCTGAGAAGAAGCAAGAGTCCACGCCTGCCGCTGCTGCTACCCCCGCCCCCGCTGCCCCAGAACCTACTggtggcaagaagaagaaggtcccTGCCCACCTTGCTGCTCTCCAAAAACAACAGGAGGCTCTTAGGAAACAGCGTGAGGAAGAGGCGCGTCTTCTAGCCGAGCAGCAGGctttggaagaggaaaggagacgcgcggaagaagaggaagagaagaagagagaggaggcTCGTCAgcgcaagaaggaaaaagagaaggaaaagaaggagcagctcaggaaagaaggaaagttGCTCACTAAGGCCCAGAAGGAGGCAAAGGAGCGCAATGAGCTGCGTCTGAAACAGATGCTTGCTGCAGGTGCAGGCAAGGTTGCCGGCTTGGAAGAACAGGgtgccgagaagaagaagcctgtTTACGATAACAAGAagaggcagaagaagaagggccCAGCTaaacaggaagaagacctgGAGGCTGCCGCCGCAAGGGCTAAGGCGCAGcgtgaagctgaagaagaacgccgaaagaaggaggccgaagagaaggcgaaggctgaggctgaagccgccgccgccgcttcctccgctgctggtggagaGGAGAGCGAACTGGACGACTGGGAGAAGGCTGCTGACGCAGAAGATGACGTGAAGGACTCATGGGACGCTCCtacagatgaggaagacaaTACCGAAAAGCCAGCCACAAATGGCGCCAACAAGACCGAACTCCCTGAGAGGCCTGCTGCAGCTCAAAAGAAGACCGACAccaaggaggaggacgagTCTTCTGAGGAGGAATCTTCCGAAGATGAGTCGTCTGATGAAGAACAGTCTGCGGCACAGAGGGCCATTGCTCAAAGGAAAGCGGAAGCCGCTGAGCGCAGAAAGAAGCAGCATGAGGAGGCGATGGCAGCTCGCTCAAAGGACAACCTGCGCTCCCCCATCTGTTGTATTCTGGGACACGTCGATACCGGTAAGACCAAGTTGCTGGACAAGATTCGTCAGACAAACGTCCAAGAAGGCGAAGCTGGTGGTATTACTCAGCAGATTGGTGCTACTTACTTCCCTGTGGATGCTCTGCGTCAGAAGACTGCTCCTGTGAACAAGGACGGTTCATTCGACTTCAAGATTCCTGGTCTGTTGGTCATTGATACCCCTGGTCACGAGTCTTTCTCCAATCTGCGTTCTAGAGGTTCTTCGCTTTGTAACATCGCCATTTTGGTCGTCGATATCATGCACGGTCTCGAGCCGCAGACCCTCGAGTCTATGAGGTTGCTCCGTGACCGCCGCACTCCCTTCATTGTTGCACTGAACAAGATCGATCGTCTGTATGGCTGGAAGAAGATTGACAACAACGGCTTCCAGGAGAGTTTGGCTATGCAGAACAAGGGAGTCCAGAACGAGTTCCGTACGCGTCTTGAGCGAACCAAGCTCCTGTTCGCCGAACAAGGTTTCAACTCTGAGTTGTACTGCGAGAACAAATCCATGGCTCGCAATGTCTCTCTCGTGCCAACTTCCGCTCACACTGGAGAGGGTATCCCCGACATGCTGAAGCTGCTGACCACTCTGACTCAGGAGCGTATGACTAACTCGCTCATGTACTTGTCAGAGGTCGAGTGTACTGTTCTTGAAGTGAAGGTGATTGAAGGTCTCGGTACGACCATTGATGTTGTCCTTTCCAACGGTATTCTCCGGGAGGGTGACCGAATCGTACTATGCGGTCTCAACGGTCCTATATCAACGAATATCCGAGCGTTGCTGACGCCCGCACCTCTGAAGGAACTTCGTCTGAAGTCGCAGTACGTTCATAACAAGGAAGTCAAGGCTGCCCTTGGTGTTAAGATCGCAGCCAACGATCTCGAGCATGCCATTGCTGGTTCTCGGTTGATGGTCGTCGGacctgatgatgatgaggaggacatcgaagatgaagtcatGTCTGATCTGGAGAACCTGCTGAGCAAGGTTTCCAAGGATCAGCGTGGTGTCAGTGTCCAAGCCTCGACCCTGGGTTCCCTGGAAGCTTTGCTTGAGTTCCTTCGTGTCTCTAAGATCCCCGTTGCCAACATCTCCATCGGTCCTGTTTATAAGCGTGATGTGATGATGGCTGGTACGATGTTGGAAAAGGCTAAGGAGTACGCCGTCATGCTGTGCTTCGATGTTAAGGTTGACAAGGAAGCGGCTGCGTATGCCGAGGAAGTTGGTGTCAAGATCTTCACCGCAGACATCATCTACCATCTGTTTGATGACTTCACGAAGCATATCGCTGAATTgacggagaagagaaaggaggagaGCAAGATGCTTGCTGTCTTCCCTTGTGTTCTTAGTCCCGTCGCCGTCTTCAACAAAAAGGATCCTATCGTCATTGGTGTCGATGTCATTGAAGGTAGCCTGCGGATGCATACACCACTTGCTGCGGTTAAGGCCAACCCAACGACTGGAGCCAAGGAGATTATCGAAATTGGCAGAGTGTGAGTCGCTTTTTCCCCgtttttttatattcctGGCGCCTTACTAATATCGGATTATAGTGTATCGATTGAACGTGATCACAAGGCAGTCAGCGTGGTCAAGAAGGGCCAACCCTCTGTTGCTGTCAAGATCGAGGGAGCTAACCAGCCCATGTACGGACGTCaattggaagagaaggacacCCTGTACTCCAAGATCTCCCGTGCCAGTATCGACACTCTTAAAGAGTTCTACCGTCCGGACGTGTCGATGGAGGAGTGGGGTCttatcaagaagctcaagccCGTGTTCGATATCCCGTGATTGTGTACGAGGTTATGACCATCATAGCCTGGGGACCTATGAATCATTCCAACAGGTCCTCGATGGTAACCATAAGGCATTCGACACTTGGCCGTTTGCTGGAGTTCCGGACAGACTCAACTATCGGGTAACGAGCTATCAGGCATGTGCCCATATGTATAGGTTTACCATATAGCGATGCGATTTCTTTATGTGCCGTGATGATTTAATGTACTGCGTTGAAGTAGTACATGACGTgatgaaataaaatatggATAACGTGTGTTTAAAAAGATGGACCACGGTTATCTCCGGGGTTAGGCTGGGATGGAGAACAAGAATAAAAGTCACTTAAAAGACCTGCATGCATGAGGAATGATCACGACTGGATTGTCCAAAAGCAAGATGTCTGTACAGAAATGGATTTCAAGTGGCTGTGGTCGATGCCTATAGTTATGCTTGTTAACGATACTTGCGATTGAGTTCAATTCATTGGATTTCTTTGACTTCTACCGTATGTGATTAACATAGACGGTCTTTGCAGTAACATATCACTGTTCCAATAAACCGCATTTCCCCTTCATCCAGAATAACCATAACCTACTATCTAATACAATATATACAACCGCCCCTCAACCCTTTCCCTAACCCTCCCATGAGCCCAGAAGGGAAgtaagagagagaggggggagataaaagaaaaaagaagagagaactACTCCGACTCCCCCTCCCACCTCTCAACCTTACCCTTCCTATCCGCCCAATCCAACCAACTTCCGTCATAAACGCCAATCCTCTCCGCGTCATACCCAGCCTGCACCGCCAACTGCGCCGCAGCCTTCGCCCTCACCCCAGCCTTACAATAAAACACAATATCAccctcctccccagcccCAGGCTTAGGATATCCAAACCTCGTCTCGAACTCCTCCGGCGTCAGGAAAAATGCATCCGGCTGCGACGCAAGCGGCACGGAGACAGCGGACGGGATAATACCCGTAGAACTCAGCTCGGCGGGCTCGCGCACGTCAACGAGGATGAGGTTCTTTTGGGGCTTTGTTCCGGGTGAGTTTGGGAGGGCGGCGTTGATCTTTTTGGTGTTGATTTGTGGGTTAGtcttatatctttttctcgaGTAGTGAGCGGTTCTTGATGGGTGGTTTATTGCTTTGGGGATGTGATAAtgggaggggaagggaaggggaatGTATGTAAGGCAAGGGCAAACATACCTCTTCAAACCCCCATTGTCTGAATGTGGGTTCACCGTCACTTTTCCACCGGCGGAAGCTCTGTTGGGCTAGAGCCACCTTCATGCGACGTACGGAGGGGATTCCGCGAGCGAGACATGGTGATGGTGCTGTTCCGAAGGCTCGGGTTATTTCTGGGACGGTGCGGAATGCGGATCTGATTGTCGCGGGGGCGGAGATTTGCTTTGTGGTGCGGGAGGTGAGGGTTGCCAAGGGGCGTCGGATGGATTGTATTGAGGCCATTTTGGTTTGTGATTGGGTTTATTAGTAGTATGGGGTTTTTCAATTGCAGTCCTCGGGATTgatgatggtgttgaggtGATGTCAGTATGTCTGGGGTTTTACCGCCTGCCAAAAGGAGAGGATGGTAGCAATACGACTCGTGGATTATGGCTGGATGTTAGATTACCGTATTGGTTCCGAGAGAGGAATTAAGGGCAGGGATTCCCTCGGCGATCGGTGCAGGGGTGTTCCTTGTAAGCACTTAACCTCAGAACCTTATCTTCTCTACACACGCTTCGGCTTATGCTGAACATGATTGAAAGGACtcaaaattattattattctagGTAGCGTAATCTAAAAATGGCACGTCCTTCACCGCTTCACTGGTCATGAAGCTGACGACCCTGCATGAATCGTTCAATATCATGTACGCCCGGACGGCTCGGCCTCATATATGGCAAACGCGGGAGTCCCTGTCGCTCGTCATCGGCACAAGCACAATCCTGATTTTCATCCGTTAAACAAGAAATGGTAAAACGAAAAAGAGCCACCACCGAAAAAAAAACCCAAGGTGGAAGAATGGTACAAAAAAGTAGATACAGGTATAGAAAGTAGAGAAGAAGGGTTCGGCCATTCTATCTCCAGGATAGAGAATATAACACTGGaggagcaacaagaaaagaggaaacgagaagaaaagggaagaataaaatcaattataatagtttaggCACGAGGGCGGAATGTAAGCAAGCAGTCATCCTAAGTTGCATTAGCGCTTTGGAACGGCGTCTGTCGTAGGGTAAATCTATACATACCTGAGGGAAGATAGTGGCAAACACCTTGATGTCTTCCGACTTGGGGGTGGTGGTGTGCTCCCATGTCATCTCCATACTGGCCTTGCCAATCATGGCCATCAAGTTCAGTTGAGCGTAGGTCTGACCCAGGCAGTAATGGGGTCCAGTGCCGAAGACCAACCAGTTCTTTGGGTTCTGCTCAGCGGTGCCGGTGATCCAGCGATCCGGGTCGAAGGTGTCCGGATTGGGGTACGCCTCCTCGTCGTGGGTTGCAGGCCAGACGGATGGGATGATCATAGAGCCCTTCAGCACGGTGATCTTTTCAGTGATGGGGAAATCCTTCTTGACCAGGTAGGGGACCATAATAACGGGTGGGCGGTAACGCAGAGTCTCCTTCACCACAGCACGAGTATATTCCATCTGATCGAGCAGTTCCATGGTGATAGGCGCGTTAATATCACCGTTGCGGAGACGCACATTTTCCTCACGGACCTTCTCCAAGACCTCGGGGCGGTCGGCCATGAGCTGGAACAACCAGGTAGAGGCGGCGCTGGTGGCATCCTGAGAGGCGAACAAGAAGGTGAAAACAGTCTTAGCGATTTCTTCATCGGTAAAGTCCcgaagaagttgaggaggCTTCTCCGCGGGGATACCCTTAGCGACGTCCTCCCTGTACTTCGCGGAGACCTGCTGAGCCTTGACCCAGGCGTCCATAATACACGAGACTTCTCCACCAGCAGCCATGCGCGCTTTGCTCTTGGCGGCACACTTGGCGAACTCCTCCATAACCATATCCGCGGCCTTCTTTCCGTACCATGTCTTGGTGAAAGGAAGGATAATAGGGAAGTTGACCAGCTCCAAGGCAGCCGTGATCAAGTAGTAGTCATCGTTGATCTTCTGGATGACCTCATCGGTCATGTAGTGACCCACAAAGGTACGGCAGGAGATGGCGGTCATCAATTCACGGAATTCCGGCATCCAGGGGGTAGGCTTGTAGCCATTGGCTTTGGATTTCTCGAGGAAGTGCTTGAAGTACTGGTTGAAGGTTTCCTCCTGGCGGGGAAGGTAGCAAGAGAGCGCGGAACGGGTGAAGAGGCCATTCAAGCCTTTGCGGAACTCAACATGATCCTTGCCATCCAAGAACACCCAGTTATCCTCGCCGAGCAGCTTATGCGCCGAATCGACGACACAGGGTTTGACATAGGCAGGAGAGTTGAAGATCTTCCTGGACATGTCACGGGTGGATGCGATGACGACGAACCTATGGAGGTTTGGTATCAGCCATTGTCCCAGCGGAGAAATGTTACTCGCTTAGGGAACACTTACTTGTGGAAGACAGAAACACAGCTAAGTTCTCCGCTGTCCCACTTGGCCTTGTACTCGTGGAACTTGGGGTTGACCGACTGAAGGAAAGGTCCCATGAACGGCAACTTCCATCTTGGTCCCACAATGGATCCTTTTTGATAGAAGTATCGGACTGTACCGAGTCCAAATCATCAGCCATTATTCACAACGAATATTCCAGAGAAAGCCGGGGAGGGCCCAGGAGTCGTAGACCAAAGGACACGATGGGAAGTATTCGAGGACAATGTAGACGACTTACATTGATCGTAGATTACAGCCGCGATAAACAGAGTCAACAAACCCTTCCAGACATTGAAATCGCCAAGGAGGGACCCGAGCAGTCCGGAGGGCTGGAAAAGCTGAGGGACAACGGTGGCATCCGCTGAAGGGGAGACAAAGCTCCCAGTGACGTTGGCCATGATGGAATGGTAGTGGTGCTGGGAActctctcgctctctctctccaacagtgagatcaaggagaaggaagagaatgagtGATGGCGACTCCGAGGACAGACACACCACTTCTTTTCGGAAATTGGCGAGAGCACGGCCAAGAGtacaaggagaaggggaggtgggaaaaaaaaaatatagtaatagatcGGCGGACGGTTACGGATACATTACTGTCAAGAAAAAACCGCTACGGAAACACCGGAGAAACTCCAGACGCAATTAGAGACACGCGGTGGTCTCCACTCGGGTGTCATTAATCAAGGGAATCCTATCCAGAAATTACGGACGGGACAGGCACTTGAACTTGCTGGTCGAACACACGCGTGGGGAACGATTGAGCTTGAAGTATACAAAGATTACAATGGAATAGTATTCGTTACTAGTGACCAGGGTCATCCGGAATGCTGGGTTTCCGTTGGCCACTAGTCGAAATTTCGGACCCTTACGGTGTCTGGTATTGACAGGGACCCAATACGAGTCGTCAATTAAGCCTATCATGATTCCTGCTCGTTACATTGCACGACCTTCCCCCCTGACTTCCTGGTATTGGGATAGTACTAGTATTTGGTAACGAACTTCTGCACCTTTTCTGCAGTCGCATCTCCAGACTTCTACCACTAGTACTTGCTAGTCCTAGTCTAGCGGTTGGTACTCTCCGGTACCATGATACAATGTACATCGTAAATGAGAGTACAATTCTGACTTTTTCAAtgtttccccctttttttcctggtgctgtttttttcttgttttattTCGAAGAGTTGAAAGCAATGACCGGTTAGGGTTCTAGAATCGAGTCAGCAATTCCTCGTTCAACAGGAACCATTGAATAATTCTGATCCGCGATAACAAAGTAAGGTTCACTATTGGGTCTATAACCcgattatttattattattatcgttattattattatactcGAGTTATATGGCTCAACCAATTAGTTAATTCAGACTATCGAGATTATTCCATACATGAACGTCACCTTATACGGTAGACTGGTATGACCTATTCAGTCCTCATGGTAGAACCCCATAGATACGTGCACATGGGTGGAAATCAGTGTCTTACCCTTGCTTCGGGAATTTGTTCGAGAAGCCTGCCTCGAGACtcgagtacggagtaatcaGCGAAAAGGTGATTCGGTTGTCGAGGTCCCGAGCGTTCGTTTCCCCTTGGCCTGTGCACGTGTCTGGTTTCTCAGGCCAGTTAGCCACTAGTTGCCTGGGGCAGGCAATCACAACTCTAATGGATGGATGAAATGATTGCCTGATTGAATGCCTAATCGAGCAACATCAATGGACAGCTCGGTGACCTCACTGAGGTTCTCGGCATAGACAATAGCCGGTGGCTCATGCTCTATTGCATTATGGATCGTTGACATAGCTTCAACTCCAATCCTTCTGTGCTTCCGAGTTGGGTTGTTAATTCATAAGCTTCTGATCTTCTGAACGGCCACtctacatactccgtacagagTAGGACTTAAAGTCAGTTGACCCCAGTGGCCAATCACGATGTCTGAATGTAGAGGTAAAACTATCACCCAATTAGACCCATATAGTAACTACTGATAATTAGTAGGActtactagtatatatatgctCTATGGCTTTCCcctgttttttcttctctttcttttgttgttcttgtttcGAGTATGAACTCCGAAGTCTTAGCCAACAACATATATTTACACCCAATACCATCAATCCTACATAGCAGGTACAGCTCACTAGTGATACATGAAAATCGGGTAACTAGCTCCCGTTCCTCGAGAAAGATAATAGTGAGAATCCACAGCGGTAATATATTTTAGCAAACTTGGAGAGAATGAAATCAACAGCCACATGCACTGCGATGTGTCTCCCCATCGCCATCAGAGGGAGCCATCTCTTTAACATGTACTATGCTCAAGGGGAGTTACCTGCGTCGGGTGATGGTGGTTCCTCAACGGTATGCCTAATCCGAGAATGGAATACACCTACTAGTAGGTCCTGAAGCGAACTGCCATGGTCAGCCCGTTGCGTTGCGTTGCACTTGTTCAATATTTACTCAAAGCTTTTAAAGTATTGATTGAGCCTATCAATTAACTGGACCCATCCAAGTAGAAGTAGAAATGTCCCTGACATCCAGGCTCTATGTGCATCAAATAATGAAGGGTCGTCCGACTCATATCAAACGTAACCACCATATCCAAATCTTACCGTCCAAAGCCAAACCAGCCGCGTCGgcctcccttcttttcctctgtgGCTGGCTCAGCCGAGGCCGGAGTCGCACTTTGGGTGTTCGCGTTCTCACGGGGGTAGTCAATGTAGTTCCAAGCGACGTCAAGGAATAGTGGCTTCACTGGCACTGGCTGCATCTGAGGTGGGTATGGGACGAGGTTCTTCAAATCCAAACCGTCGCCGGGGTACTCGTGCAACCGCTCAACCATCGGTCGCTCACTGGCCGATTTCGATTGCTGCTCGGAGATCTTCTCCAGAGTGACAAGCCCGCGGTATTGTGAAACCAGGGCGCGCAAGGTTGACTCGAGGGTCTGGATTTGGTTGCGTGTGATATCAAGCTTTGGCGGCTCTTCCGCTTCGGCCGTGGACTGAACCGGGCTCGCAGACTCCTGACTAAGCGCCAACGCTTGCGAAAACAACGCAAGTGCGTTTTTATATTTCCCAAGAATACTGTGAGACCGCCCAATGGTGAGACATCTAGAAGTTCATGTTAGAGGATTCCGTGTCTGGAAGGGGAACGACAAGCCTTACCTCAAGGCCCGGAAGTAGGATCGTTTAGCTCCAAGCTCCTGAACGAAGGCAGAATCTGCTGCCACACCGGGTAGCTCGAGGATGAACTCAATGCTCTGCAATGTAGAATCATACAAAACAACCCTTTCACGCAGACGGGCCAgcttcttgcccttggtTTCTTCGCGTTTGGCAGAACCCTTGCTACCCTTGGTTGCCTTGGCCTGGTCGGTCTCACCATGTATGCCGTCATGCTCGCCACACAATACGCGATTACGCCCGACTCTCCATCCTACCAAGGCAAAATTGACGGCGGTGCGGGTAATCTGCAAGCTCTGCATCCTTTTATCACCAGGATCTACACCCTCACTGACAAGGTCGTCGATGGCCGTCTTTGTAGCATCCACTGCATCTTGGCTGGCAATAATGACGTTATCGTAGGCAGCTGCCTTGTCCTTCGATGATGCAGATTTGCCCGAGGCTTCTGCGAGCCACGAGGCGAGGCGAGACTCCGCCGCCGCTGCTGCCGCGAGGGCCTGGGAGATTGCGGCGTCTTCCAGAGCAACGGTTCGTGACCTCCATGTGATGGTTTCAGGAAGTTGCTGCACCTCCCCGTCCGCAGTTCTCCTTGTTCCAGCAGCATCCTCTTTAAGACAGTTAGGATCCACCTTTTCGACTTCTGACCTGAGGTTGGCGTCCGACGGGAAAAAGCTGATGGCCAAAGAGGGTAGAGGCTTCGATCGTGGAAGCTTCATCTGGTATGCAGCATATCTCAAACTCGGGTCGACGGTACCAGAGAGGAGATCCCGAAATGCATCTTTCTTATTGTTTTGACCAAGTGCTGCATATATAACCCTAGAGACGGAGAAATCCTGCATACACTGCTCCCATTTTCGCTTCTCCAATGAGAGGGCCCCCGAGAGTGTGGCATGGTATGCACGCGCCTCAAGAAGATCATTATCAGTAGCGCCAGAAGCTTGGTCTTGTAACAAGAGAACAAGTTCATTTGCATAACCGGCGGATTTATGCAGTCGCGAGATGATATGACGCCGGGCGGCACCTGTGATTCCCTTTGCTGACGGATCTGCAGAATGCGCCGACTTCATTTGCAGCGCTTGTGCCCATGCTCGTTCTGAGCTTAGGAGTAGGGTGTGGACATATCTATGGAACAGTACAAATCAGCCCAAGAGGTATTAGGGAGACCGACAAAGGAGCTGCAACTTGGAAGAACATACGCAACATTGCCGTTGACATTCTCTGCGCTGACGGGGGGTTTGGCAGTATATTTCCGGCCTTTGGGTGTGGTCTGCCCGAGCTTCTTGCGGAGTTTGTGCAATTTACGGGTGGTATGGGCACGGTAGGCATTGTAATCACCGGCCAAGAGGACCTCTTCTCTCTGGTTGAAGATGTAATCTGTAATATCCATTGTGGTAGTAATTAAGAGGTACCAagtggattgattgatgCCCTCTGTACTAAGGTGGGTAGGCGTCGGTCTGGAGAGTGCGGGTTGCTGGCGTGGTCAGATTTCGGCCAAACGAATGACCGGCTGATTTCGCGGGATTCTCTTTTCCAGCATCGGCCGAAGCTCTTTGCTACCACCTTCTCAAAATTTCATTCCACGTCAACTCCACGACATTCGGTCTGCGAACGCGGTCTCTGCTCCTCGTTATCCTGTCGGGGTGTCAAGCATAGCTCAGACTTTTTGCTGGATATTCGGAGCGACTGTTTGTCAGCATTTTGTGAGCTTCGTGCACAAGACACACTTCACGGTTcgcctctcctctctttagCACCTAACAGTACCTTATAAGAGCACCGGTCTGACTTCGTTTTCTGGACCACTAGGATATTTAGAATCGATATGCTACGCATTTTTGTTAGATTTCGGTGATTTCAGGGTTTGACGCCGCAATCTTTCAAGGTAATGCTGGAACGGGCTGCCGGATGC contains the following coding sequences:
- a CDS encoding eukaryotic translation initiation factor 5B (unnamed protein product); this translates as MAPKKKGNKRQEADWEAELGEAAPGVEPTPQEDAAPAEEETGGGLLAALRKNKAKKGKKGKQQNDFVEGEDAPAANEPEDFASKQPEEGTFEEEDDVFSKKNQKAAQAAAKAAAAPKGAEGEGEFRVKSKKEKEREKKEREKQRKKEQAAKKKTEKPQQPAKAEPEKKQESTPAAAATPAPAAPEPTGGKKKKVPAHLAALQKQQEALRKQREEEARLLAEQQALEEERRRAEEEEEKKREEARQRKKEKEKEKKEQLRKEGKLLTKAQKEAKERNELRLKQMLAAGAGKVAGLEEQGAEKKKPVYDNKKRQKKKGPAKQEEDLEAAAARAKAQREAEEERRKKEAEEKAKAEAEAAAAASSAAGGEESELDDWEKAADAEDDVKDSWDAPTDEEDNTEKPATNGANKTELPERPAAAQKKTDTKEEDESSEEESSEDESSDEEQSAAQRAIAQRKAEAAERRKKQHEEAMAARSKDNLRSPICCILGHVDTGKTKLLDKIRQTNVQEGEAGGITQQIGATYFPVDALRQKTAPVNKDGSFDFKIPGLLVIDTPGHESFSNLRSRGSSLCNIAILVVDIMHGLEPQTLESMRLLRDRRTPFIVALNKIDRLYGWKKIDNNGFQESLAMQNKGVQNEFRTRLERTKLLFAEQGFNSELYCENKSMARNVSLVPTSAHTGEGIPDMLKLLTTLTQERMTNSLMYLSEVECTVLEVKVIEGLGTTIDVVLSNGILREGDRIVLCGLNGPISTNIRALLTPAPLKELRLKSQYVHNKEVKAALGVKIAANDLEHAIAGSRLMVVGPDDDEEDIEDEVMSDLENLLSKVSKDQRGVSVQASTLGSLEALLEFLRVSKIPVANISIGPVYKRDVMMAGTMLEKAKEYAVMLCFDVKVDKEAAAYAEEVGVKIFTADIIYHLFDDFTKHIAELTEKRKEESKMLAVFPCVLSPVAVFNKKDPIVIGVDVIEGSLRMHTPLAAVKANPTTGAKEIIEIGRVVSIERDHKAVSVVKKGQPSVAVKIEGANQPMYGRQLEEKDTLYSKISRASIDTLKEFYRPDVSMEEWGLIKKLKPVFDIP
- a CDS encoding Rhodanese domain protein, which produces MASIQSIRRPLATLTSRTTKQISAPATIRSAFRTVPEITRAFGTAPSPCLARGIPSVRRMKVALAQQSFRRWKSDGEPTFRQWGFEEINAALPNSPGTKPQKNLILVDVREPAELSSTGIIPSAVSVPLASQPDAFFLTPEEFETRFGYPKPGAGEEGDIVFYCKAGVRAKAAAQLAVQAGYDAERIGVYDGSWLDWADRKGKVERWEGESE
- a CDS encoding putative signal recognition particle (signal recognition particle, subunit Srp68) — protein: MDITDYIFNQREEVLLAGDYNAYRAHTTRKLHKLRKKLGQTTPKGRKYTAKPPVSAENVNGNVAYVHTLLLSSERAWAQALQMKSAHSADPSAKGITGAARRHIISRLHKSAGYANELVLLLQDQASGATDNDLLEARAYHATLSGALSLEKRKWEQCMQDFSVSRVIYAALGQNNKKDAFRDLLSGTVDPSLRYAAYQMKLPRSKPLPSLAISFFPSDANLRSEVEKVDPNCLKEDAAGTRRTADGEVQQLPETITWRSRTVALEDAAISQALAAAAAAESRLASWLAEASGKSASSKDKAAAYDNVIIASQDAVDATKTAIDDLVSEGVDPGDKRMQSLQITRTAVNFALVGWRVGRNRVLCGEHDGIHGETDQAKATKGSKGSAKREETKGKKLARLRERVVLYDSTLQSIEFILELPGVAADSAFVQELGAKRSYFRALRCLTIGRSHSILGKYKNALALFSQALALSQESASPVQSTAEAEEPPKLDITRNQIQTLESTLRALVSQYRGLVTLEKISEQQSKSASERPMVERLHEYPGDGLDLKNLVPYPPQMQPVPVKPLFLDVAWNYIDYPRENANTQSATPASAEPATEEKKGGRRGWFGFGR
- a CDS encoding cytochrome P450 monooxygenase (cytochrome P450 61), which gives rise to MANVTGSFVSPSADATVVPQLFQPSGLLGSLLGDFNVWKGLLTLFIAAVIYDQFRYFYQKGSIVGPRWKLPFMGPFLQSVNPKFHEYKAKWDSGELSCVSVFHKFVVIASTRDMSRKIFNSPAYVKPCVVDSAHKLLGEDNWVFLDGKDHVEFRKGLNGLFTRSALSCYLPRQEETFNQYFKHFLEKSKANGYKPTPWMPEFRELMTAISCRTFVGHYMTDEVIQKINDDYYLITAALELVNFPIILPFTKTWYGKKAADMVMEEFAKCAAKSKARMAAGGEVSCIMDAWVKAQQVSAKYREDVAKGIPAEKPPQLLRDFTDEEIAKTVFTFLFASQDATSAASTWLFQLMADRPEVLEKVREENVRLRNGDINAPITMELLDQMEYTRAVVKETLRYRPPVIMVPYLVKKDFPITEKITVLKGSMIIPSVWPATHDEEAYPNPDTFDPDRWITGTAEQNPKNWLVFGTGPHYCLGQTYAQLNLMAMIGKASMEMTWEHTTTPKSEDIKVFATIFPQDDCLLTFRPRA